The Fulvivirga ligni genome window below encodes:
- a CDS encoding DUF4287 domain-containing protein — MSFQAYIDNIKAKTGKTPEDFKSLATEKGFIIDGKLNPKVKATEVTNWLTEDFELGHGHAMAIYATFKGKKE; from the coding sequence ATGTCTTTTCAAGCCTATATCGATAACATCAAAGCCAAAACCGGGAAAACCCCGGAAGATTTTAAGTCATTAGCCACAGAAAAGGGGTTTATCATAGATGGTAAATTAAATCCGAAAGTGAAGGCAACCGAAGTTACGAATTGGCTGACGGAGGATTTTGAGCTGGGGCATGGTCACGCCATGGCTATCTATGCTACTTTTAAAGGGAAGAAGGAGTAG
- a CDS encoding pentapeptide repeat-containing protein: MGTANQPDEYRKKTFNGTNLAEKKLSNREFIECQFISCNFHKATLHDNDFENCVFKQCDLSMSSLESTGFKDCIFIGCKILGVDFTRCNSFRFSFAFKDCFLDYSIFCGTKMKKTQFTNCSLKEANFSNTDLTLSSFDNCDLSDAVFSHSILIRVDFRTARGFVIDPAINKMKRARFSSLNLQGLLYKYDLEVDDSLIG; the protein is encoded by the coding sequence ATGGGAACCGCGAACCAACCTGATGAGTATCGTAAAAAAACCTTTAATGGCACTAACCTGGCAGAGAAGAAGCTGAGTAACAGGGAGTTTATAGAGTGCCAATTCATCTCATGTAATTTTCATAAGGCTACTCTTCATGACAACGACTTCGAAAACTGCGTTTTTAAGCAATGCGATCTTTCCATGAGCTCTCTGGAAAGCACAGGTTTTAAAGACTGCATTTTCATAGGCTGCAAAATACTTGGCGTAGACTTTACCCGCTGCAATTCTTTCCGTTTCTCTTTTGCCTTTAAAGATTGCTTTCTTGATTATAGCATTTTCTGTGGCACCAAAATGAAAAAGACACAGTTTACTAATTGCTCATTAAAAGAGGCCAATTTCTCCAACACCGACCTTACTTTATCCTCTTTCGACAATTGTGATCTATCAGACGCTGTTTTTTCACACAGCATTCTTATCCGGGTGGACTTTCGTACGGCCAGAGGTTTCGTCATCGATCCTGCGATCAACAAAATGAAACGTGCAAGATTCTCAAGCCTCAATCTGCAAGGGCTACTCTACAAGTATGACTTGGAGGTAGATGATAGTTTGATAGGGTAA
- a CDS encoding DUF3592 domain-containing protein, protein MSFFKRLSWNSKTREEKLAIKLLAPVTLIILSLTCITGYFSFILKNGGQTTGIITHSMVNEDDDCFVFRYEYQVDNQLYTGDNIKGFTYAGHKGCYQGSETASIFLYGRLAMGKKVMVYYSINNPSFSTLNPAIGLVFYVPLILTVAFFSALIVIYVKGLSS, encoded by the coding sequence ATGTCATTTTTTAAACGGCTGTCATGGAATAGCAAAACCAGAGAGGAGAAGCTTGCCATTAAGCTACTTGCCCCTGTAACTTTAATTATCTTGTCCCTTACCTGCATAACAGGTTATTTTTCTTTCATTTTGAAAAATGGAGGACAAACTACTGGAATTATTACACATTCAATGGTAAATGAAGATGATGATTGCTTTGTATTCAGATATGAGTATCAGGTTGATAATCAGTTATATACAGGTGATAATATTAAAGGGTTTACTTATGCGGGGCATAAAGGGTGCTATCAAGGTTCTGAGACTGCAAGTATCTTTCTTTATGGTAGACTCGCTATGGGTAAGAAGGTTATGGTCTATTATTCTATTAACAATCCTTCCTTCTCCACATTGAATCCAGCCATTGGCTTAGTATTTTATGTTCCATTAATACTTACCGTAGCATTTTTTAGTGCACTCATCGTTATATATGTAAAAGGCCTATCCTCTTAA
- a CDS encoding ChaN family lipoprotein — MKFKFLLLISCLTVHAAFAQSSIFQLDKLDSADFQSFIDSKKVIVVGEMHGTTEVPLFVLELLQQFSQEDQKLTVGLEINSNYQKDLDEYMKSGDFEKLIALDYFKTQDGRTSEAIGELIKGIRALKNVEVICFDVQSGLGLSTNERDSLMGVNLSQGYKEGRLIVLTGNLHANLKEGFWRPTFKSAIYHFNQMKGFDNQLISLNTYFGEGTYWNCMSDGCKERAVSGNKELSEYGKNYMLVYPDEPRGGYSGFLYFDKVSASRPLVVD; from the coding sequence ATGAAATTTAAATTTCTCCTTTTAATCAGTTGTCTTACTGTCCATGCGGCTTTTGCACAGTCCAGCATTTTCCAGTTAGATAAATTAGATAGTGCCGATTTCCAATCATTCATAGATAGTAAAAAAGTGATAGTGGTGGGTGAAATGCACGGGACTACCGAGGTGCCATTGTTTGTGCTGGAATTACTGCAACAGTTCAGCCAGGAAGATCAAAAATTGACAGTAGGACTTGAAATAAATAGCAATTATCAAAAGGACCTCGATGAATATATGAAGAGCGGTGATTTTGAAAAACTCATTGCCCTGGATTACTTCAAAACTCAGGATGGCAGAACCAGTGAAGCTATTGGCGAGCTCATTAAAGGAATTAGAGCATTGAAAAATGTGGAGGTTATTTGCTTCGATGTACAGTCAGGGTTAGGCCTTTCTACCAATGAAAGAGATAGTTTGATGGGTGTTAATCTAAGCCAAGGTTATAAAGAAGGCCGATTAATTGTGCTCACAGGTAATCTTCATGCCAATCTAAAAGAAGGATTCTGGCGGCCTACTTTCAAATCGGCTATTTATCATTTTAATCAGATGAAAGGCTTTGATAATCAGCTCATTTCGTTAAATACTTATTTTGGAGAAGGTACTTATTGGAACTGTATGAGTGATGGTTGCAAGGAAAGAGCTGTGTCCGGCAACAAAGAGTTGAGTGAGTATGGAAAGAATTACATGCTAGTCTACCCAGATGAGCCTAGAGGAGGGTACAGCGGATTTCTGTATTTTGATAAAGTGAGTGCTTCTAGGCCTTTGGTAGTTGATTGA
- a CDS encoding sugar O-acetyltransferase: MKSEKEKMLSGELYNALDEQLSQMRLDARLHLKALNDSSEDQEKERAEILQKLIPHAGQGLWIQPPFYCDYGTNITLGEKVFFNFNCVVLDVMEVKVGDRTLFGPNVQIYTATHPMDYKERASGLEFAKPITIGEDVWVGGSAVICPGVTIGDRVVIGAGSVVTKDIPSDVFAAGNPCRVIRELDKK, encoded by the coding sequence ATGAAATCAGAAAAAGAAAAGATGCTCTCCGGAGAGTTGTATAACGCTTTAGATGAACAACTATCTCAAATGCGACTCGATGCCCGTCTACATTTAAAGGCCCTCAATGACTCCAGCGAAGATCAGGAAAAGGAACGAGCGGAGATACTCCAGAAGCTCATTCCTCACGCCGGCCAGGGCCTGTGGATTCAGCCGCCTTTCTATTGTGATTATGGTACCAACATCACGCTGGGAGAAAAGGTGTTTTTCAATTTCAACTGTGTGGTGCTGGATGTAATGGAGGTTAAAGTGGGAGACCGAACCCTATTCGGACCAAATGTACAAATATACACCGCCACCCACCCAATGGACTATAAAGAGCGAGCCAGCGGCCTGGAGTTTGCTAAACCCATCACTATTGGTGAAGATGTTTGGGTAGGTGGTAGCGCAGTTATTTGCCCAGGTGTAACTATCGGAGACCGCGTGGTGATCGGTGCAGGCAGCGTGGTAACTAAAGACATTCCGTCTGATGTATTTGCGGCGGGGA